Proteins from a genomic interval of Stenotrophomonas maltophilia:
- the gshB gene encoding glutathione synthase gives MPLNVIVVMDPIAHIKIAKDTTFAMLLEAQRRGHALHYVRPGGLALEGGVAVAQTAPLQVRDDPAGWYELGAFSRTEFGPGQIVLMRKDPPVDAEYIYDTQVLDVAAAAGACVVNNPQGLRDYNEKLAALLFPQCCPPTLVSRDAKALKAFALAHGQAVLKPLDGMGGRSIFRSGQGDPNLNVILETLTDGGRRMALAQKFIPDITAGDKRILLVDGEPVDYCLARIPQGDEFRGNLAAGGRGEGRPLSERDRWIAAQVGPEMKRRGMRFVGLDVIGDYLTEVNVTSPTCVRELDAQYGLNIAGTLFDALEAGLR, from the coding sequence ATGCCGTTGAACGTCATCGTGGTGATGGATCCCATCGCCCACATCAAGATCGCCAAGGACACCACCTTCGCCATGCTGCTGGAAGCCCAGCGCCGCGGCCATGCCCTGCACTACGTGCGCCCGGGCGGCCTGGCCCTGGAGGGCGGCGTGGCGGTGGCCCAGACCGCGCCATTGCAGGTGCGCGACGACCCGGCCGGCTGGTACGAGCTGGGCGCGTTCAGCCGCACCGAATTCGGCCCCGGCCAGATCGTGCTGATGCGCAAGGACCCGCCGGTCGACGCCGAATACATCTATGACACCCAGGTGCTGGACGTGGCCGCAGCGGCCGGCGCCTGCGTGGTCAACAACCCGCAGGGCCTGCGCGACTACAACGAGAAGCTGGCCGCCCTGCTGTTCCCGCAGTGCTGCCCGCCGACCCTGGTCAGCCGCGACGCCAAGGCATTGAAGGCCTTCGCGCTGGCGCATGGCCAGGCCGTGCTGAAGCCGCTGGACGGCATGGGTGGCCGCTCGATCTTCCGCAGCGGCCAGGGCGACCCGAACCTGAACGTCATCCTGGAAACCCTGACCGACGGCGGCCGCAGGATGGCACTGGCGCAGAAATTCATCCCGGACATCACCGCCGGCGACAAGCGCATCCTGCTGGTCGATGGCGAGCCGGTCGACTACTGCCTGGCGCGCATCCCGCAGGGTGATGAATTCCGCGGCAACCTCGCCGCCGGCGGGCGTGGCGAAGGCCGCCCGCTGAGCGAGCGCGACCGCTGGATCGCCGCCCAGGTCGGCCCGGAAATGAAGCGCCGCGGCATGCGCTTCGTCGGCCTGGACGTGATCGGCGATTACCTGACCGAGGTCAACGTGACCAGCCCGACCTGCGTGCGCGAACTGGATGCGCAGTACGGCCTGAACATTGCCGGCACCCTGTTCGACGCACTCGAGGCCGGCCTGCGCTGA
- a CDS encoding chemotaxis protein CheW, whose product MRSPFDILEAYERRSLAHAVQLPERQFAQDLWRGVGYRVGQRRLVSDFREVVEIVPMPPVTPVPCAQPWLLGVGNLRGNLFPVVDLKYFLEGTRTVQQEGQRVLIMRQAGGDVALTIDELFGQRSFELDQQIAAGTLAEGRYGHFVDRAFHADGHDWGVFSLSLLSRTPEFRQAAA is encoded by the coding sequence ATGCGCTCGCCCTTCGACATTCTTGAAGCCTACGAACGGCGCAGCCTGGCCCATGCGGTGCAGCTGCCCGAGCGGCAGTTCGCCCAGGACCTCTGGCGTGGCGTGGGGTACCGCGTAGGCCAGCGCCGGCTGGTGTCCGATTTCCGTGAAGTGGTGGAAATCGTGCCGATGCCGCCGGTGACTCCGGTGCCGTGCGCGCAGCCGTGGCTGCTGGGCGTGGGCAACCTGCGCGGCAACCTGTTCCCGGTGGTCGACCTGAAGTACTTCCTGGAAGGCACGCGTACCGTGCAGCAGGAAGGCCAGCGCGTGCTGATCATGCGCCAGGCCGGCGGCGACGTCGCCCTGACCATCGATGAACTGTTCGGCCAGCGCAGCTTCGAACTGGACCAGCAGATCGCGGCCGGTACGTTGGCCGAAGGGCGTTACGGCCACTTCGTCGATCGCGCCTTCCACGCCGACGGCCACGACTGGGGTGTGTTCTCCCTCTCGCTGCTGTCGCGTACCCCTGAATTCCGGCAAGCCGCGGCCTGA
- a CDS encoding methyl-accepting chemotaxis protein, translated as MSTASDATKTGKLRLGGSNLWLFLLLASMILFGVNTGVATWQGSRLADAGSKAADLQVLSQQLANQGRDAVGGNAQAFTAFKATRNAIEQNVSTLQGRYGKEPGVSGAITTLGETWAPLGKQAGQLVASEPAVLALAGNANNFTGAVPGLQAQLNELVRAMSASGAPSAQVYSALQQVVVAGSMARRVTEMRAGGSAAATSGDALARDITVFSQVLDGLRNGNEELGITAVRGAAAVAALEQSQQKWQAMKQDADAILASSRQLFAAQSAATALGQGSAHMLDDSRKLFEAFSSFGSVSDTRLFPNFWIGVVSGALSLIAIIGFVSTNVRSRSREQELRYQTQVEFNSRNQQAIMRLLDEISSLGEGDLTVKASVTEDMTGAIADAINYAVDELRHLVTTINDTSAKVALSTQETQATAMQLAEAAGHQANQITSASDRIGEIAASIEQVSRNSAESADVAQRSVVIAAEGAGVVRETIQGMDQIRDQIQETSKRIKRLGESSQEIGSIVELINDISEQTNILALNAAVQAASAGEAGRGFAVVADEVQRLAERTSGATRRIENLVQAIQADTNEAVTSMEQTTAEVVSGARLAEDAGTALTEIERVSNALNTLIKNISIAAQQQSAAASDITRTMGVIRQITGQTSQGAGQTAESIGHLAQLAADLRRSVADFKLPA; from the coding sequence ATGAGTACTGCTTCGGACGCCACCAAGACCGGCAAGCTGCGGCTGGGCGGCAGCAACCTCTGGCTGTTCCTGCTGCTGGCATCGATGATCCTGTTCGGCGTCAACACCGGCGTCGCCACCTGGCAGGGCAGTCGCCTGGCCGATGCCGGCTCCAAGGCCGCCGACCTGCAGGTGCTGTCGCAGCAGCTGGCCAACCAGGGCCGTGACGCGGTGGGCGGCAACGCGCAGGCGTTCACCGCCTTCAAGGCGACCCGCAACGCGATCGAACAGAACGTGTCGACCCTGCAGGGGCGCTACGGCAAGGAGCCGGGCGTGTCCGGCGCGATCACCACGCTGGGTGAAACCTGGGCGCCGCTGGGCAAACAGGCCGGGCAGCTGGTCGCCAGCGAGCCGGCGGTGTTGGCACTGGCCGGCAACGCCAACAACTTCACCGGCGCGGTGCCGGGCCTGCAGGCCCAGCTGAACGAACTGGTGCGTGCGATGTCCGCCTCCGGCGCACCGTCGGCGCAGGTGTACAGCGCGCTGCAGCAGGTGGTGGTGGCCGGTTCGATGGCTCGCCGCGTGACCGAAATGCGTGCCGGTGGCAGCGCCGCTGCCACCTCGGGCGATGCACTGGCCCGCGACATCACCGTGTTCTCGCAGGTGCTCGACGGCCTGCGCAATGGCAACGAAGAACTGGGCATCACTGCCGTGCGCGGTGCCGCCGCCGTGGCCGCGCTGGAGCAGTCGCAGCAGAAGTGGCAGGCGATGAAGCAGGACGCCGACGCGATCCTGGCCAGCTCGCGCCAGCTGTTCGCCGCGCAGTCGGCCGCCACCGCGCTGGGCCAGGGCTCGGCGCACATGCTGGACGACAGCCGCAAGCTGTTCGAGGCGTTTTCCTCGTTCGGCTCGGTGTCCGATACCCGCCTGTTCCCGAACTTCTGGATCGGCGTGGTCTCCGGTGCGCTGTCGCTGATCGCGATCATCGGCTTCGTCTCCACCAACGTGCGCAGCCGCTCGCGCGAGCAGGAACTGCGCTACCAGACCCAGGTGGAGTTCAACAGTCGCAACCAGCAGGCGATCATGCGGCTGCTGGACGAAATCTCCTCGCTGGGTGAGGGCGACCTGACGGTGAAGGCCTCGGTGACCGAGGACATGACCGGCGCCATCGCCGACGCAATCAATTACGCGGTCGACGAGCTGCGCCACCTGGTGACCACCATCAACGACACCTCGGCCAAGGTCGCGCTGTCCACCCAGGAGACCCAGGCCACTGCCATGCAGCTGGCAGAGGCGGCGGGCCACCAGGCCAACCAGATCACCTCGGCGTCGGACCGCATCGGCGAAATCGCGGCGAGCATCGAGCAGGTGTCGCGCAACTCGGCCGAATCGGCCGACGTGGCACAGCGTTCGGTGGTGATCGCCGCCGAGGGTGCAGGCGTGGTGCGCGAGACCATCCAGGGCATGGACCAGATCCGCGACCAGATCCAGGAAACCTCCAAACGCATCAAGCGCCTGGGCGAGTCGTCGCAGGAAATCGGCTCGATCGTGGAACTGATCAACGACATTTCCGAGCAGACCAACATCCTGGCGTTGAACGCGGCGGTGCAGGCGGCTTCGGCCGGTGAAGCGGGCCGCGGTTTCGCGGTCGTGGCCGACGAAGTGCAGCGCCTGGCAGAACGTACCTCCGGCGCGACCCGACGCATCGAGAACCTGGTGCAGGCCATTCAGGCCGATACCAACGAAGCGGTCACCTCGATGGAGCAGACCACCGCCGAAGTGGTATCCGGTGCACGCCTGGCCGAGGACGCCGGCACCGCGCTGACCGAAATCGAGCGCGTGTCCAATGCACTGAACACCCTCATCAAGAACATCTCCATCGCCGCCCAGCAGCAGTCGGCCGCGGCCTCGGACATCACCCGCACCATGGGCGTGATCCGGCAGATCACCGGCCAGACCTCGCAGGGTGCCGGGCAGACCGCCGAATCGATCGGCCACCTCGCGCAGCTGGCGGCCGACCTGCGTCGTTCGGTCGCCGACTTCAAGCTGCCGGCGTGA
- the pilG gene encoding twitching motility response regulator PilG has translation MTENTTAGGELAGLRVMVIDDSKTIRRTAETLLKREGCEVVTATDGFEALAKIADQQPQIIFVDIMMPRLDGYQTCALIKGNQLFKATPVIMLSSKDGLFDKARGRIVGSEQYLTKPFTREELLGAIRTYVNA, from the coding sequence ATGACTGAAAACACGACTGCGGGCGGGGAACTCGCAGGACTCCGGGTGATGGTCATCGATGATTCGAAGACCATCCGCAGGACTGCGGAAACGCTGCTCAAGCGCGAAGGCTGCGAGGTGGTGACCGCCACCGACGGCTTTGAAGCGCTTGCGAAGATCGCAGACCAGCAACCGCAGATCATCTTCGTCGACATCATGATGCCGCGCCTGGACGGGTACCAGACCTGTGCGCTGATCAAGGGCAACCAGCTGTTCAAGGCGACCCCGGTCATCATGCTCTCGTCCAAGGATGGCCTGTTCGACAAGGCGCGGGGACGCATCGTCGGCTCGGAGCAATACCTGACGAAGCCTTTCACGCGTGAAGAACTGCTGGGTGCCATCCGCACATACGTCAACGCCTGA
- a CDS encoding Hpt domain-containing protein — MSSLRDAMSHAALGWVKPELDETLRQVRNEVEYYAEDPTDASRMRICAGYLHQVQGTLRMVELYAPAMVAEELEQLAHAIGAGGVADRDEACATLMRGSVLLPDYLERLQNGHRDIPIVLMPLLNEIRAARGEEGVHDSVLLAFAPDSVTATEAELDHARGSLSGRNRELLDTVGSAVKEELLRIKDALDLHLRTGGAPEQLQIQANELGAVADTLGMMGLGVARGVVVQQRDALRGVVEGRQQIDENLLLDIAGALLYVDASLDDQVAHLGADGSGEDDPSAVENRRTVEVLAHEAIANFAAAREHFVAFIETGWHHAELQDVPRLLGDVSGALRMLDLGTAADYLRGVQQYIEAELIGRQRVPSGRQLDTLADAMASLEYYLEALRDRRPGREDILDITRSSLEALRYWPLPDRDAAEAATFTPQSIEREPVPLLATALQPEPIEIPVQSAAPAPGEVPVPLPDFTFDPPPATPSPAAVDNSLMFGGLGSVAAAPLSLHDEADAPLVFAASSAPAPEVPQWDLAPFHPEADPLAPVDDERSPTFASFDPVSFEQADAGQGAATQWTLSEATLPVQSDATTGLDVEDAADTTLSIETGTHAAPVFDPVAAEHDAVSASDDVVFRFDADALDNADDVLSLHAMETLSLEDAAGPHPSLESVDATAPAVVEENPVAAEPDITPVDMPVETPAPLGDVPAPAVSMIDIDTIAPIDFSEADAQFFAELSAAAADFNPQAARTPADAEAPLAGGDAEGTEAGFEAGFDDDAENIDEDIREVFLEEFDDELANLGTLLPAWRLQPDNMDRLRPIRRIFHTLKGSGRLVGARTLGEFAWKIEGMLNRVLDGSRAATPAVLAMVDNAHAALPQLNAALRHGQRISVDLQAMQAIADRVGAGEETYYVPLPVAAAPAAPVVEADGEDEISRILEAEAMASVQAEADADPAPEALGTQANIDSVLREILEAEVEVHQATLQDWLRSAQQAPQPVSDALLRAVHTMNGAFAMTEVPEITAVTGGAESYIKRALAADVVPGDEGVAALDATAQAITATMEALQAEQPRITPQEALVQRLQALAGELPEARWPMVGLEDDDEDLALETGPAFEAAAPGVEPAGPEPEPLAVDAQAAGTAGVIGTGLDVGELTGSDDLSRYFDAGWPSVPGEGEATTEGTGSIESIQPVQSEPVVATTDLDVATTPVAEADLTAADDLSPYLDARALPVDDRDADEMPASVEIDAIDLNTSMSADLGDADASLDDGAAALPLDSELSSLQDEMAAPGFAEPVTLAAALEAGLHVIDEEQTLDDDGQWPVLGLQASELAPGEAEAFAEDADVGGEAAVGEGESADQPSPATVNEVSAAEALQATAEPVRFFELEDAPGQGTAHADAEPAEADAVERAPLHEEASTPEETADGADALDFSVYDRELVDIFVEEGKDLLDHCDGLISELRDAPQDREVLAGLQRDLHTLKGGARMAGINAIGDLGHSIESLLEAVAAGRTEIERRDVQLLERGFDRLHQLLTRTGAHRVVEPAQDLVEVFEVRTTTDIAAAAAAARAASEAETVPAQAAGPLTPPADAPLSAPLPAEGVAYEDPLARPQQEQVRVRADLLDRLVNHAGEVAIYRSRLEQQLGAFRGAMGELERTNARLRDQLRRLDLETEAQIVARYQREQDQADQKFDPLELDRFSTLQQLSRALNESAADLGGLQGVLDDLSRQYDSLLQQQSRVSSELQDGLMRARMVPFDGLVPRLRRVVRQSGMDTGKQVHLTLEGTHGELDRNVLDRMVAPLEHMLRNSVAHGLEAPEQRRAAGKPEEGEIAIRLHREGSEIVLEVADDGAGLDREAIRRRAIDRGLLAADAQPNEQELDNLIFASGFTTADQVSQLAGRGVGMDVVRNEVRQLGGSVDIQSVRGQGVRFTLRLPQTLAVTQAVFVQIGETTFAVPVASVSGIGRLSRERFEAADSSYRYSGEDYPLYDLGSLVGQAPARADGQDQAPLLLVRAGDLRAAVAIDQVLGNREIVVKPVGLQIASVPGIYGATITGDGRVVVILDVAPLVRRFLANPTLPVLANAPRQERQVPLVMVVDDSLTMRKVTGRILERHNFEVSVARDGVEALERLEERVPDLMLLDIEMPRMDGYELATAMRADPRYKDVPIVMITSRSGDKHRQRAFEIGVQRYLGKPYQELDLMRNVYDLLGIARVRE; from the coding sequence ATGAGCAGTCTGCGCGATGCGATGAGCCACGCAGCGCTGGGCTGGGTCAAGCCGGAGCTGGACGAGACCCTGCGTCAGGTGCGCAACGAGGTCGAGTACTACGCGGAAGACCCGACCGATGCCAGCCGCATGCGCATCTGCGCCGGCTACCTGCACCAGGTGCAGGGCACCCTGCGCATGGTCGAGCTGTACGCCCCGGCGATGGTGGCCGAGGAGCTTGAACAGCTGGCCCATGCCATCGGCGCCGGTGGCGTGGCCGACCGCGATGAAGCCTGCGCGACCCTGATGCGCGGCAGCGTGCTGCTGCCCGACTACCTGGAGCGCCTGCAGAACGGCCATCGCGACATTCCGATCGTGTTGATGCCGTTGCTCAACGAGATCCGCGCCGCGCGTGGCGAGGAAGGCGTGCATGACAGCGTGCTGCTGGCGTTCGCGCCGGACAGCGTCACCGCCACCGAGGCCGAACTGGACCACGCGCGTGGCAGCCTGAGCGGGCGCAACCGCGAACTGCTCGACACCGTTGGCAGCGCGGTGAAGGAAGAACTGCTGCGCATCAAGGATGCACTGGACCTGCACCTGCGTACCGGAGGTGCGCCGGAACAGCTGCAGATCCAGGCCAATGAACTGGGCGCGGTGGCCGATACGCTGGGCATGATGGGCCTGGGCGTGGCCCGCGGCGTGGTCGTGCAGCAGCGTGATGCACTGCGTGGCGTGGTGGAAGGCCGCCAGCAGATCGACGAGAACCTGCTGCTGGATATTGCCGGTGCGCTGCTCTACGTGGATGCCTCGCTGGATGACCAGGTCGCCCATCTGGGTGCCGACGGCAGTGGCGAGGACGATCCGAGCGCAGTGGAGAACCGGCGCACGGTAGAGGTGCTGGCGCATGAGGCCATCGCCAACTTCGCCGCCGCCCGCGAGCATTTCGTCGCTTTCATCGAAACCGGCTGGCACCATGCCGAGCTGCAGGACGTGCCGCGCCTGCTGGGCGATGTCTCCGGCGCGCTGCGCATGCTGGATCTTGGCACGGCTGCCGATTACCTGCGCGGTGTGCAGCAGTACATCGAAGCCGAGCTGATCGGTCGCCAGCGCGTGCCCAGTGGCCGTCAGCTGGACACCCTGGCCGACGCCATGGCCAGCCTGGAGTACTACCTGGAAGCCCTGCGCGACCGCCGTCCGGGCCGCGAGGACATCCTCGACATCACCCGCAGCAGCCTTGAGGCGCTGCGCTACTGGCCACTGCCGGACCGCGATGCGGCCGAGGCGGCAACGTTTACGCCGCAGTCCATCGAGCGCGAGCCGGTTCCGCTGCTGGCCACGGCATTGCAGCCGGAGCCCATTGAGATCCCGGTACAGTCTGCTGCGCCGGCACCCGGTGAGGTGCCGGTACCGCTGCCGGACTTCACCTTCGATCCGCCACCGGCCACGCCTTCGCCGGCGGCGGTGGACAACAGCTTGATGTTCGGTGGGCTGGGGTCCGTCGCCGCCGCGCCGCTGTCGCTGCATGACGAGGCGGATGCACCGCTGGTCTTTGCCGCTTCCAGCGCGCCGGCGCCCGAAGTCCCGCAATGGGATCTGGCACCGTTCCATCCGGAGGCCGATCCGCTCGCTCCAGTGGACGATGAGCGCAGTCCGACGTTTGCCAGCTTCGATCCGGTCAGTTTCGAACAGGCCGATGCAGGGCAGGGGGCCGCCACGCAGTGGACGCTGTCGGAGGCGACGCTGCCGGTGCAGTCCGATGCGACGACTGGCCTGGACGTCGAGGACGCCGCCGACACGACGCTGTCCATCGAGACCGGCACGCATGCCGCACCGGTGTTCGACCCGGTGGCCGCCGAACATGATGCGGTTTCTGCAAGCGACGACGTCGTGTTCCGTTTTGATGCCGATGCGCTGGACAATGCCGACGACGTGCTGTCGCTGCATGCGATGGAGACATTGTCGCTGGAGGACGCTGCCGGGCCGCATCCGTCGCTGGAGAGCGTCGATGCCACCGCCCCTGCGGTGGTGGAAGAAAACCCTGTTGCCGCAGAACCGGACATCACCCCGGTGGATATGCCGGTGGAAACGCCCGCACCGCTTGGCGATGTACCGGCACCGGCAGTGTCGATGATCGACATCGACACCATTGCGCCGATTGATTTCAGCGAAGCCGACGCGCAGTTCTTTGCCGAGCTGAGCGCTGCCGCCGCGGACTTCAATCCGCAGGCGGCCCGGACGCCGGCCGATGCGGAAGCGCCGCTCGCCGGGGGCGACGCGGAAGGTACAGAAGCCGGCTTCGAAGCGGGTTTCGACGACGATGCCGAGAACATCGACGAGGACATCCGCGAGGTGTTCCTGGAAGAGTTCGACGACGAACTGGCCAACCTCGGTACGTTGCTGCCGGCATGGCGCCTGCAGCCGGACAACATGGACCGTCTGCGTCCTATCCGCCGCATCTTCCACACGCTCAAGGGCAGTGGCCGACTGGTCGGTGCACGCACCCTGGGCGAATTCGCGTGGAAGATCGAGGGCATGCTCAACCGCGTGCTCGACGGCAGCCGCGCGGCGACGCCAGCCGTGCTGGCCATGGTCGACAACGCACATGCCGCGCTGCCGCAGCTGAACGCCGCACTGCGTCATGGCCAGCGCATCAGCGTGGACCTGCAGGCGATGCAGGCCATTGCCGATCGCGTCGGCGCGGGTGAGGAAACCTATTACGTACCGCTGCCGGTTGCGGCCGCGCCCGCCGCACCGGTGGTCGAAGCCGATGGCGAGGACGAGATCAGCCGCATCCTCGAGGCCGAAGCAATGGCGTCGGTACAGGCTGAAGCCGATGCGGACCCGGCGCCTGAAGCCTTGGGCACGCAGGCCAACATCGACAGCGTGCTGCGCGAGATCCTGGAAGCCGAAGTGGAAGTCCACCAGGCGACCCTGCAGGACTGGCTGCGCTCGGCGCAGCAGGCGCCGCAGCCGGTCAGCGACGCGCTGCTGCGCGCGGTGCACACCATGAACGGCGCCTTCGCAATGACCGAAGTGCCGGAAATCACGGCCGTTACCGGCGGTGCCGAGTCCTACATCAAGCGCGCGCTGGCTGCAGACGTGGTGCCGGGGGACGAGGGCGTGGCTGCGCTGGATGCGACCGCGCAGGCGATCACCGCGACCATGGAAGCGCTGCAGGCCGAACAGCCGCGCATCACGCCGCAGGAAGCGCTGGTGCAGCGCCTGCAGGCGCTGGCCGGTGAACTGCCGGAAGCGCGCTGGCCGATGGTTGGGCTGGAGGACGACGACGAGGATCTGGCGCTGGAGACCGGTCCTGCGTTCGAAGCTGCCGCGCCTGGGGTCGAACCTGCCGGACCTGAGCCGGAACCGCTTGCGGTCGACGCGCAGGCCGCCGGGACCGCGGGCGTGATCGGCACAGGCCTCGATGTCGGCGAATTGACCGGCAGTGATGATCTTTCGCGATACTTCGATGCCGGATGGCCATCGGTACCGGGTGAAGGCGAAGCCACCACCGAAGGCACCGGATCGATTGAATCGATCCAGCCGGTCCAGAGCGAGCCGGTTGTTGCGACGACCGACCTGGACGTCGCAACGACGCCGGTCGCGGAGGCCGATCTGACCGCCGCGGACGACCTGTCGCCCTACCTGGATGCCCGCGCGCTGCCGGTGGATGACCGCGACGCCGATGAGATGCCGGCGTCCGTGGAGATTGACGCAATCGACCTGAATACGTCGATGTCCGCTGACCTGGGCGATGCCGACGCCAGCCTTGACGACGGCGCTGCTGCACTGCCACTCGACAGCGAGCTGTCGAGCCTGCAGGATGAAATGGCTGCGCCGGGTTTTGCAGAACCGGTCACGCTTGCAGCCGCGCTCGAGGCCGGCCTGCACGTGATCGACGAAGAGCAGACCCTGGACGACGACGGGCAATGGCCCGTGCTCGGCCTCCAGGCCAGCGAACTCGCGCCGGGCGAGGCGGAAGCCTTTGCCGAGGATGCGGACGTCGGCGGGGAGGCGGCGGTCGGCGAAGGAGAGAGCGCCGATCAGCCGTCCCCGGCGACGGTGAACGAGGTGAGCGCTGCCGAAGCACTGCAGGCCACCGCCGAGCCGGTACGGTTCTTCGAACTGGAAGATGCACCGGGCCAAGGCACGGCCCACGCCGATGCCGAACCTGCCGAGGCCGACGCTGTGGAGCGTGCACCGCTCCACGAAGAAGCCTCCACTCCGGAAGAAACCGCGGACGGCGCCGATGCGCTCGACTTCAGTGTGTACGACCGCGAGCTGGTCGACATCTTCGTCGAGGAAGGCAAGGATCTGCTCGATCATTGCGATGGCCTGATCAGCGAACTGCGCGATGCGCCGCAGGATCGAGAGGTACTGGCCGGCCTGCAGCGTGACCTGCACACCCTGAAGGGTGGCGCACGCATGGCGGGCATCAATGCCATCGGCGACCTTGGCCACAGCATCGAATCCCTGCTGGAAGCCGTGGCGGCCGGCCGCACCGAGATCGAACGCCGCGACGTGCAGCTGCTGGAGCGCGGCTTCGACCGCCTGCACCAGCTGCTCACCCGGACCGGTGCCCACCGCGTGGTGGAACCTGCACAGGACCTGGTGGAGGTCTTCGAGGTCCGCACCACCACCGATATCGCGGCAGCCGCTGCGGCCGCGCGTGCGGCCAGCGAGGCCGAGACCGTGCCGGCGCAGGCTGCGGGCCCGCTGACGCCGCCGGCCGATGCTCCGCTGTCGGCACCGCTGCCGGCCGAAGGCGTGGCCTACGAAGACCCGTTGGCCCGTCCGCAGCAGGAACAGGTGCGCGTGCGCGCCGACCTGCTCGACCGACTGGTCAACCACGCCGGTGAAGTGGCGATCTACCGCTCGCGTCTGGAACAGCAGCTCGGTGCCTTCCGTGGCGCGATGGGTGAACTGGAGCGCACCAATGCGCGTCTTCGCGACCAGCTGCGCCGCCTCGATCTGGAAACCGAGGCGCAGATCGTCGCCCGCTACCAGCGCGAGCAGGACCAGGCTGACCAGAAGTTCGATCCACTGGAACTGGACCGTTTCTCCACCCTGCAGCAGCTCAGCCGTGCGCTGAACGAGTCCGCCGCCGACCTTGGTGGCCTGCAGGGCGTGCTGGACGATCTGTCGCGCCAGTACGACTCCCTGCTGCAGCAGCAGTCCCGCGTAAGTTCGGAACTGCAGGACGGCCTGATGCGCGCGCGCATGGTGCCGTTCGATGGCCTGGTGCCGCGCCTGCGCCGCGTGGTCCGCCAGTCCGGCATGGATACCGGCAAGCAGGTCCACCTGACCCTGGAAGGCACTCACGGCGAACTGGACCGCAACGTCCTCGATCGCATGGTCGCGCCGCTGGAGCACATGCTGCGCAACTCCGTGGCCCATGGCCTGGAAGCGCCGGAACAGCGTCGCGCCGCTGGCAAGCCGGAGGAGGGCGAGATCGCCATCCGCCTGCACCGCGAAGGCTCGGAAATCGTGCTGGAAGTGGCCGACGACGGCGCCGGCCTGGACCGCGAAGCGATCCGCCGCCGCGCCATCGACCGTGGCCTGCTGGCTGCCGATGCGCAGCCGAACGAGCAGGAACTGGACAACCTGATCTTCGCCTCCGGTTTCACCACTGCCGACCAGGTCAGCCAGCTGGCAGGCCGAGGCGTGGGCATGGACGTGGTGCGCAACGAAGTGCGCCAGCTCGGTGGTTCGGTCGACATCCAGTCGGTGCGTGGCCAGGGCGTGCGCTTCACCCTGCGCCTGCCGCAGACGCTGGCCGTCACCCAGGCGGTGTTCGTGCAGATCGGCGAAACCACCTTTGCGGTGCCGGTCGCCTCGGTCAGTGGCATCGGCCGCCTGTCGCGCGAGCGTTTCGAAGCGGCCGACAGCAGCTATCGCTACAGCGGCGAGGACTATCCGCTGTACGACCTCGGCAGCCTGGTCGGGCAGGCTCCGGCGCGTGCCGATGGCCAGGACCAGGCGCCGTTGCTGCTGGTCCGTGCCGGTGACCTGCGTGCCGCCGTGGCGATCGACCAGGTGCTGGGCAACCGCGAAATCGTGGTCAAGCCGGTCGGCCTGCAGATTGCTTCGGTGCCGGGCATCTACGGCGCCACCATCACCGGCGATGGCCGCGTGGTGGTGATCCTGGACGTGGCGCCGCTGGTGCGCCGCTTCCTCGCCAACCCGACGCTGCCGGTGCTGGCCAACGCGCCGCGCCAGGAGCGCCAGGTGCCGCTGGTGATGGTGGTGGACGATTCGCTGACCATGCGCAAGGTCACCGGGCGCATCCTCGAACGCCACAACTTCGAGGTCAGCGTCGCCCGCGACGGTGTGGAAGCACTGGAGCGCCTGGAAGAACGCGTGCCCGACCTGATGCTGCTGGACATCGAGATGCCGCGCATGGATGGCTACGAGCTCGCCACCGCGATGCGCGCCGACCCGCGCTACAAGGACGTGCCG
- a CDS encoding response regulator has product MARIVLIEDSPTDRAVFTQWLRRAGHEVLEADNAEDGLQLVRDQVPQLVLMDVVLPGMSGFQATRAMARDAAIKHIPVIIVSTKAMETDKAWGLRQGAADYIVKPPREDELIARINELVA; this is encoded by the coding sequence ATGGCTCGTATCGTTCTGATCGAGGATTCACCGACCGACCGCGCGGTGTTCACCCAGTGGCTGCGCCGTGCCGGCCACGAGGTGCTGGAAGCGGACAACGCCGAGGATGGACTGCAGCTGGTCCGCGACCAGGTGCCGCAGCTGGTGCTGATGGACGTGGTCCTGCCCGGCATGAGCGGCTTCCAGGCCACCCGCGCGATGGCCCGTGATGCGGCGATCAAGCACATCCCGGTGATCATCGTCAGCACCAAGGCGATGGAAACCGACAAGGCATGGGGCTTGCGCCAGGGCGCGGCCGACTACATCGTCAAGCCGCCGCGCGAGGATGAACTGATCGCGCGGATCAACGAACTGGTGGCCTGA